In Pseudoduganella albidiflava, a single window of DNA contains:
- a CDS encoding MYG1 family protein: MVIVTHNGKFHADDAWAAAVLFVLFPDAELVRTRDPAVIEAADFAVDVGGIWNPAAGRFDHHQKGFDGARQTGVPYASAGLVWREYGARCVSALAAMHTGQQLPNDTAREIAYAIDADIVQYLDLSDVGAAKNAPGGYGLSAVISGFNPNWLDEQRLGYDGAADVYRLEQFRRAMALLTDILVNAVKYRVGALLAVEQVRDAEVLADGRLLFLRNSALPWTQVVRKEMPKVLFVLSHSIAENRYMLHTIPVSPESFAARADLPAPWAGLRDAELAAVTGVPDATFCHNGRFIAAARSYEGAYAMAMLALQAVDAGER; this comes from the coding sequence ATGGTGATCGTCACCCACAACGGCAAATTCCACGCGGACGACGCGTGGGCCGCCGCCGTCCTGTTCGTCCTGTTCCCGGACGCTGAACTGGTCCGCACGCGCGACCCGGCCGTCATCGAGGCGGCCGATTTCGCGGTCGACGTCGGCGGCATCTGGAACCCGGCCGCCGGCCGCTTCGACCACCACCAGAAAGGTTTCGATGGCGCCCGGCAGACCGGCGTGCCGTATGCCAGCGCGGGCCTGGTGTGGCGCGAATACGGCGCCCGCTGCGTGAGCGCGCTGGCTGCCATGCACACCGGCCAGCAGCTGCCGAACGATACGGCGCGCGAGATCGCCTACGCCATCGATGCCGACATCGTGCAATACCTCGACCTTTCCGATGTCGGCGCCGCGAAGAACGCACCGGGCGGCTATGGCCTGTCGGCGGTGATTTCCGGGTTCAATCCCAACTGGCTCGACGAGCAAAGGCTGGGCTACGACGGCGCGGCCGATGTCTACCGGCTCGAGCAGTTCCGGCGTGCCATGGCCCTGTTGACGGATATCCTGGTCAACGCCGTCAAGTACCGCGTCGGCGCCTTGCTGGCGGTGGAGCAGGTGCGCGATGCCGAAGTGCTGGCCGATGGCCGGCTGCTCTTCCTGCGCAACAGCGCGCTGCCATGGACCCAGGTGGTCCGCAAGGAAATGCCGAAGGTCCTGTTCGTGCTCAGCCACAGCATTGCCGAAAACCGCTATATGCTGCACACCATCCCGGTCAGTCCGGAGAGCTTCGCGGCGCGCGCCGACCTGCCGGCACCATGGGCGGGGCTGCGCGACGCGGAACTGGCCGCGGTCACCGGCGTGCCGGATGCCACGTTCTGCCACAACGGCCGCTTCATCGCTGCTGCCAGGTCGTACGAAGGCGCGTATGCGATGGCGATGCTGGCGCTGCAGGCGGTCGATGCCGGCGAGCGTTAA
- a CDS encoding carboxylesterase/lipase family protein, producing MGFRAIRPAMGCLAIFWCTAGHAAQPAGTVQVTGGAIAGSQAGAIKSWLGVPFAAPPVGNLRWRAPQPVVPWQGVRQARSFSAACSQTAEWITHPKSEDCLYLNVFAPDRAEKLPVLVWLHGGGFYGGTAAQPLYDGSNLARRGAVVVTVNYRLGVFGFFSHPELTAESPDQASGNQGILDQVAALRWVKDNIAAFGGDPDRVTIMGESAGGESVAILVASPLAKGLFQRAIAQSGNDGLPMDAGEHHRFASKAAAEAKGLAFAKAAGAERLAGLRAMSAEALQKPAWLPRTFVDGYLLREDLTSTYRHRRQNDVPLLVGWNAEEGKDLAPEILGTDKFTAASHRGLVASLLGHAPSAALLAAYPGTTDAQARASIDQLTNDWWGWRMVHWAALHAKHGSAPSYAYYFAHRPAEPATPCGYGCGAGHGAEIQYVFDNLHLDARAWTAADRQLAARLADTWVGFARTGKPDGKGLLAWPVFDGGNASIMQIGGNGAVTLPDFSLFAR from the coding sequence ATGGGATTTCGTGCGATCCGGCCGGCCATGGGATGCCTGGCCATTTTCTGGTGCACCGCCGGGCATGCCGCCCAGCCGGCGGGAACGGTGCAAGTCACCGGCGGCGCGATCGCCGGCTCGCAAGCCGGCGCCATCAAATCCTGGCTGGGTGTTCCCTTCGCCGCGCCCCCCGTCGGCAACCTGCGCTGGCGCGCGCCGCAGCCGGTCGTGCCATGGCAGGGCGTCAGGCAGGCACGCAGCTTTTCGGCGGCCTGCTCCCAGACCGCCGAGTGGATCACGCATCCCAAGAGTGAAGACTGCCTTTACCTGAACGTCTTCGCGCCCGACCGGGCGGAGAAGCTGCCGGTGCTCGTCTGGCTGCATGGCGGCGGCTTCTACGGCGGTACCGCCGCGCAGCCGCTGTACGACGGCAGCAACCTGGCCAGGCGCGGCGCGGTCGTCGTCACGGTCAACTACCGGCTCGGCGTCTTCGGTTTCTTTTCCCACCCTGAACTGACGGCGGAGTCGCCGGACCAGGCGTCCGGCAACCAGGGCATCCTCGACCAGGTCGCCGCCTTGCGCTGGGTGAAGGACAACATCGCGGCCTTCGGCGGCGATCCGGACCGCGTGACGATCATGGGTGAATCGGCGGGTGGCGAGTCGGTGGCGATCCTCGTCGCCTCGCCGCTGGCGAAAGGGCTGTTCCAGCGCGCCATCGCGCAGAGCGGCAACGACGGCTTGCCGATGGATGCCGGCGAACACCACCGCTTCGCCAGCAAGGCCGCTGCCGAAGCCAAGGGTCTTGCTTTCGCCAAGGCCGCTGGCGCCGAACGCCTGGCCGGCTTGCGCGCCATGAGCGCCGAGGCCCTGCAAAAGCCCGCCTGGCTGCCGCGCACCTTCGTCGACGGATACCTGCTGCGCGAAGACCTGACCAGTACCTACCGCCACCGCCGCCAGAACGACGTTCCCCTGCTGGTGGGCTGGAACGCCGAGGAAGGCAAGGACCTGGCGCCGGAAATCCTCGGCACGGACAAATTCACCGCGGCCAGCCATCGCGGCCTGGTGGCCAGCCTGCTGGGCCACGCGCCTTCCGCGGCACTGCTGGCCGCCTATCCCGGCACCACGGATGCGCAGGCGAGGGCATCGATCGACCAGCTCACCAATGACTGGTGGGGCTGGCGCATGGTGCACTGGGCAGCGTTGCACGCGAAGCACGGCAGCGCGCCTTCGTATGCCTACTACTTCGCCCACCGGCCCGCCGAACCGGCCACGCCGTGCGGCTACGGCTGCGGGGCAGGGCACGGCGCGGAAATCCAGTACGTGTTCGACAACCTGCACCTGGATGCGCGGGCGTGGACCGCGGCGGACCGGCAACTTGCCGCGCGGCTGGCCGACACGTGGGTGGGTTTCGCGCGCACCGGGAAGCCGGACGGCAAGGGCTTGCTCGCCTGGCCGGTGTTCGATGGCGGCAACGCGAGCATCATGCAGATCGGCGGTAACGGGGCGGTAACGCTGCCGGATTTCTCGCTGTTTGCGCGGTGA
- a CDS encoding YgiW/YdeI family stress tolerance OB fold protein — MKRFIQLSCITAVLAVSAVAIAQTGGYTGPSAAPTAAAPVAAAKAAPGGYSGPSSVPLMSAKDLLANGKDDQQVRLKGKLLSHKGDEEYEFADASGKITVEIDDKLFPAGMKVDHTTEVELVGEFDKEMIGESKLDVDQLKIAGK, encoded by the coding sequence ATGAAACGCTTCATCCAACTTTCCTGCATCACCGCCGTGCTGGCCGTTTCGGCCGTCGCCATCGCCCAGACTGGCGGCTACACCGGCCCGTCCGCCGCTCCCACCGCGGCGGCTCCGGTGGCTGCCGCCAAGGCCGCGCCGGGTGGCTATTCCGGCCCGTCGAGCGTGCCGCTGATGAGCGCGAAGGACTTGCTGGCCAACGGCAAGGACGACCAGCAGGTGCGCCTGAAGGGCAAGCTGCTGAGCCACAAGGGCGACGAGGAATATGAGTTCGCCGATGCCAGCGGCAAGATCACCGTGGAGATCGACGACAAGCTGTTCCCGGCCGGCATGAAGGTCGATCACACGACCGAGGTGGAACTGGTCGGCGAGTTCGACAAGGAAATGATCGGCGAATCCAAGCTGGACGTGGATCAGCTGAAGATTGCCGGGAAATAA
- a CDS encoding ATP-binding protein, with protein MAARSAGEAPVARRPWSLRRRLLAAIVAASTVLWLASLGIVTVIAWQETNDVFDDALEESGYMLMAATTDWDERGLLAQARPGGAQARKVDMQYQVVVAGRVIQRTGGAPAQPFVADFDDDDGFADVEVAERRWRVFVVRDAARNVEVQVGQKHSKRFDILEELADHLLLPVLGFLALLALACWLLTGRVLQPLRRTASAIAAKTPDDLAQVPLEGQPKELLPIVQALNGVLARLDAALQAERRFTADAAHELRTPLAGLHMHVQLLQRQHPDLAGPFRKLRDDIGRVTALVDSLLALARMDPLSREQLVREPVALAPLLERVRATHAGQAAQRGIALTVRCGVDAVDANPQMLEIAVRNLVDNALRYCPDGSRIDIEAAGTPEQAWIAVRDNGPGVDPASMARLAERFFRVLGQGQAGSGLGLSIVRRIAELHGGTLSFGPGLDGRGLGATVSVMEPGHRMAP; from the coding sequence ATGGCGGCTAGGAGCGCGGGAGAAGCGCCGGTGGCGCGGCGGCCATGGTCGCTGCGGCGCCGCCTGCTGGCCGCCATCGTGGCCGCCAGCACGGTGCTGTGGCTGGCCAGCCTGGGCATCGTGACCGTGATCGCCTGGCAGGAAACCAACGACGTGTTCGACGATGCGCTGGAGGAATCGGGCTACATGCTGATGGCCGCCACCACCGACTGGGACGAGCGGGGCCTGCTGGCGCAGGCCCGCCCTGGCGGCGCGCAGGCCCGCAAGGTGGACATGCAATATCAGGTCGTCGTGGCGGGCCGGGTGATCCAGCGCACGGGCGGTGCCCCGGCACAGCCTTTCGTGGCGGACTTCGATGACGACGACGGCTTTGCCGATGTCGAGGTGGCGGAGCGTCGCTGGCGCGTGTTCGTGGTGCGCGACGCGGCCCGCAATGTCGAAGTGCAGGTCGGCCAGAAGCATTCCAAGCGCTTCGACATCCTGGAAGAACTGGCCGACCACCTGCTGCTGCCGGTACTGGGCTTCCTGGCGCTGCTGGCGCTGGCCTGCTGGCTGCTCACGGGCCGCGTCTTGCAGCCGCTGCGCCGCACCGCATCGGCCATCGCCGCCAAGACGCCGGACGACCTGGCACAGGTGCCGCTCGAAGGCCAGCCGAAGGAATTGCTGCCGATCGTGCAGGCGCTGAACGGCGTGCTGGCGCGGCTGGACGCGGCGCTGCAGGCCGAGCGCCGCTTCACGGCTGATGCCGCGCACGAACTGCGCACGCCGCTGGCCGGCCTGCACATGCACGTGCAGCTGCTGCAGCGCCAGCATCCCGACCTCGCCGGCCCGTTCCGCAAGCTGCGCGACGATATCGGCCGCGTCACCGCGCTGGTGGACAGCCTGCTGGCGCTGGCGCGCATGGATCCGCTGTCGCGCGAACAGCTGGTGCGCGAACCGGTGGCGCTGGCGCCCCTGCTGGAGCGGGTGCGCGCCACGCATGCCGGGCAAGCGGCGCAGCGCGGCATCGCGCTCACGGTGCGCTGCGGCGTCGATGCAGTGGACGCCAACCCGCAGATGCTGGAAATCGCGGTACGCAATCTGGTCGACAATGCGCTGCGCTATTGCCCGGACGGCAGCCGGATCGACATCGAAGCGGCCGGCACCCCGGAGCAGGCATGGATCGCCGTGCGCGACAACGGGCCCGGCGTGGACCCCGCATCGATGGCGCGGCTGGCGGAACGCTTCTTCCGCGTGCTGGGGCAGGGGCAGGCCGGCAGCGGGCTGGGGTTGTCGATCGTGCGGCGGATCGCCGAGCTGCATGGCGGCACGCTGTCATTCGGCCCCGGGCTGGATGGGCGCGGGCTGGGCGCGACAGTGAGCGTCATGGAACCTGGCCACCGCATGGCACCTTAA
- a CDS encoding DUF3427 domain-containing protein produces MANLLPDGLYDQLLTDELSKQIAQHRADHLTLGDLGEQAAPQKLVDALSEQLGKILLDLPAEHGDDEEVDVRRSRVDAQLELINAVLVSLRQQLNQRYPDGDHADTVRLLSSPARRLTSVHRQRPAPALPDTGVAAPWLFAASKTSPSLLNELRHELSSSDRVDILMSFITVSGIRKIRDILQSITAVGGNGQSMTRLRVLTTTYIGATEAQALDELARLPGCEVRVSLDGRRTRLHAKAWIFERDSGFGTVYVGSANLTQAAMAGGLEWTAKFTERGQAEMYAQARAHFETLWHDSEFVAYHPDNEGHRAALDQAIARERGYDKDFTAPHVLSFFDLQPKNYQREMLEQLQAEREHGRQRNLVVAATGTGKTVVAAFDYQRTCTQAGGRPRLLFIAHRVEILQQAIRTYREVLRDPSFGQQLAGGISLDSPDHLFVTIDSLHSQDLIGRYGADHWHTVVFDECHRIAAASFDAVATRIKPVILLGLTATPERSDGKPILHYFDCRPDGSPAVEMRLWHALDLQLLAPFEYFACDDDTDLRNVPWSRADEKKALDKLLTGNDFRARLIMNEWRRLCADPGKSRAIAFCVSVDHAMFMTEKFNRGGLPAMCVTGQSSREERETAPRKLENGDVCILVTVDLYNEGVDLPMVDTLLMLRPTQSPVLFLQQIGRGLRLFKGKESCLVLDFVGQHRKEFRFDHLLGQLTGMSRRQLLDGVEHGFSRLPAGCHLQLQKRTRDQVLASLRVLINHNWRRLVSELQTYANLHGSNQISLPRFLHEQTLSVGEIYRSTGRSGWTALQRAAALCSGPEGPEEEYFGRRFSALLHIDDPEHIAMMQALAQPCPEKLLENPRSALRMQMLAYQVDGTADRVGSGRDFLARLQQNPHCLSELGELAQVLEANALPHGTRVPGMETVPLCLHAHYRISEILTAVGYFTAEKRPRFGEGVLRLHERKTELLFVTLDKRSGYHDAISYHDYALSHELFHWQTQNSCSPESASGQRYLQSVGAQRNGWQFQLFVRSDKESAYLACGPVTLKNAHGTRPMNIQWQLEKALPAAAFAQFSILRAA; encoded by the coding sequence ATGGCCAACTTGCTGCCCGACGGTCTCTACGACCAATTGCTCACCGATGAGCTATCGAAACAAATCGCGCAGCATCGTGCCGACCATTTGACGCTGGGTGATCTCGGCGAACAGGCAGCACCGCAAAAGCTGGTCGATGCTTTGTCCGAGCAGCTCGGAAAAATTCTGCTGGACTTGCCAGCTGAGCATGGCGATGACGAGGAGGTCGACGTTCGGCGATCACGAGTCGACGCGCAGCTGGAACTCATCAACGCGGTACTGGTCAGCCTGCGCCAGCAACTGAACCAGCGCTACCCGGACGGCGACCATGCCGACACTGTGCGATTGTTGAGCAGTCCCGCGCGGCGCCTGACATCGGTTCATCGGCAGAGACCAGCGCCTGCGTTGCCGGATACGGGTGTTGCGGCACCGTGGCTATTCGCGGCATCCAAAACGTCGCCATCGCTGCTGAATGAATTGCGGCACGAGCTGAGCAGCAGTGATCGTGTCGATATCCTGATGAGTTTCATTACGGTTTCGGGGATCCGCAAGATCCGCGACATTTTGCAGAGCATTACCGCTGTCGGCGGTAACGGGCAGTCCATGACGCGCCTGCGAGTACTGACAACGACCTACATCGGCGCGACGGAAGCGCAGGCGCTGGATGAACTGGCGCGCCTGCCCGGTTGCGAAGTGCGCGTATCGCTGGATGGGCGACGCACCCGCTTGCATGCCAAGGCATGGATTTTCGAGCGCGACAGCGGCTTTGGCACCGTGTACGTCGGTAGCGCCAACCTTACCCAGGCCGCCATGGCCGGAGGGTTGGAGTGGACCGCCAAATTTACCGAGCGTGGCCAAGCCGAGATGTATGCGCAGGCTCGCGCCCATTTCGAAACGCTTTGGCACGATAGCGAATTCGTTGCCTACCATCCCGACAACGAAGGTCATCGTGCCGCGCTCGACCAGGCGATCGCGCGCGAGCGTGGCTACGACAAGGATTTCACTGCGCCGCACGTCTTGAGCTTTTTCGATTTGCAGCCGAAGAATTACCAGCGCGAGATGCTGGAGCAATTGCAGGCAGAGCGAGAGCATGGCCGCCAGCGCAATCTGGTGGTGGCAGCCACCGGCACCGGGAAAACCGTGGTCGCGGCATTCGATTATCAGCGTACGTGCACGCAAGCGGGCGGCCGGCCACGCCTGCTGTTCATCGCGCACCGCGTCGAGATATTGCAGCAGGCGATCCGTACCTATCGCGAAGTGCTCAGGGACCCCAGCTTTGGGCAGCAACTGGCGGGCGGCATCAGCCTGGACAGCCCGGACCACCTTTTCGTAACGATTGACAGCCTGCACTCGCAGGATCTGATCGGCCGGTATGGTGCGGACCACTGGCACACGGTTGTGTTCGACGAATGCCACCGCATCGCGGCGGCCAGCTTCGACGCGGTAGCGACGCGCATCAAGCCAGTGATCTTGCTGGGCCTGACGGCGACCCCTGAACGCAGCGATGGCAAGCCCATCCTTCATTATTTCGACTGCCGTCCGGATGGCAGCCCTGCGGTGGAAATGCGCTTGTGGCACGCGCTGGACTTGCAACTGCTGGCGCCATTCGAGTATTTCGCCTGCGATGACGATACCGACCTGCGTAACGTGCCGTGGAGCCGCGCCGATGAGAAGAAGGCGCTGGACAAACTTTTGACCGGCAATGACTTTCGCGCCCGGCTGATCATGAACGAGTGGCGCCGGCTGTGCGCCGATCCAGGGAAAAGCCGGGCTATTGCGTTCTGCGTGAGCGTGGATCATGCCATGTTCATGACGGAGAAGTTCAACCGTGGTGGCTTGCCAGCGATGTGCGTGACCGGACAATCGAGCCGCGAAGAGCGCGAGACGGCGCCGCGCAAGCTGGAAAATGGCGATGTATGCATTCTGGTGACGGTCGATCTTTACAACGAAGGTGTCGACTTGCCGATGGTCGACACCTTGCTGATGCTGCGTCCAACGCAAAGCCCGGTGCTTTTCCTGCAGCAGATTGGCCGGGGACTGCGGCTCTTCAAGGGCAAAGAGAGCTGCCTTGTCCTCGACTTCGTCGGGCAACACCGGAAGGAATTCAGATTCGATCATTTGCTCGGCCAGCTGACTGGAATGAGCCGGCGCCAGCTCCTGGACGGAGTGGAGCATGGTTTCAGCAGGCTGCCGGCAGGGTGCCACCTGCAACTGCAGAAGCGCACGCGCGACCAGGTGCTGGCCAGTCTGCGTGTCCTCATCAACCACAACTGGCGTCGCCTTGTCAGCGAGTTACAGACCTATGCCAACCTGCATGGCTCCAATCAGATCAGTCTGCCCCGTTTCTTGCACGAGCAAACGTTAAGCGTGGGTGAGATTTACCGCAGCACCGGTCGGAGCGGCTGGACGGCGCTGCAGCGAGCGGCGGCACTGTGTTCTGGGCCGGAAGGACCGGAAGAAGAGTACTTTGGCCGCCGCTTCAGTGCGCTGTTGCATATCGATGACCCAGAGCACATCGCGATGATGCAGGCGCTCGCGCAGCCATGCCCGGAAAAACTGCTGGAGAATCCCCGCAGTGCGTTGCGAATGCAGATGCTTGCCTACCAGGTCGACGGCACTGCCGATCGTGTTGGCAGTGGACGTGATTTCCTGGCCCGTCTCCAGCAGAACCCCCACTGTTTAAGCGAACTTGGTGAACTCGCCCAGGTGCTGGAGGCGAACGCACTGCCGCACGGAACGCGGGTTCCTGGAATGGAAACCGTGCCGCTGTGCCTGCACGCGCATTATCGGATCAGCGAGATACTCACGGCAGTTGGCTATTTCACCGCGGAGAAGCGGCCGCGTTTCGGTGAAGGCGTGCTGCGCCTTCACGAGCGCAAGACCGAACTGCTGTTTGTCACGCTCGACAAGCGTAGCGGCTATCACGATGCCATTTCCTACCATGACTATGCCCTCAGCCACGAGCTGTTCCATTGGCAGACCCAGAACAGCTGCAGCCCGGAGAGTGCGAGCGGGCAGCGATACCTGCAGAGCGTTGGTGCGCAGCGCAACGGCTGGCAGTTCCAGCTGTTTGTCCGCAGTGACAAGGAAAGCGCATACCTCGCATGCGGTCCGGTAACGTTGAAAAACGCCCA